One Oryza brachyantha chromosome 3, ObraRS2, whole genome shotgun sequence DNA segment encodes these proteins:
- the LOC102721633 gene encoding receptor kinase-like protein Xa21 — protein sequence MLHHPPVRRTLGSSQLLAIAAALSSLLSFATFPAISVAQTAPNNGSSTDLQALLCLKLHLSSTATAGSLASWRTRNDSSLDFCSWPGVSCSKTQPSRVAALDLESSGLDGRLPPCVANLTSLTRIHLPNNQLGGQIPPEIGQLTMLSYLNLSSNKFSGMILETLSSPNLRAVDLGRNSLQGDIPPNLSRCSGLEKLNLESNMITGGIPEGLGMLRNLSVLRLADNSLTGKIPLSLGSTNSLVYVQITNNSLTGPVPSALAECSLLQVLDLTKNNLSGEIPPALFNSTSLLRLSLGKNNFDGPIPAFSNVDPPLQYLRLSENNLGGTIPSSLENYSSLRWLLLQGNYFVGSIPVSLGSIPNLQVLDLSYNFELAGTVPATIFNISSLTYLNLAVNNFTGDIPSDAGHTLQSIRSLNFQENQLQGPIPPSLANATNLQYLNLGANAFSGTVPSFGSLANLTTLILASNQLEAGDWSFFSSLTNCTQLNILSLWKNKMQGNLPSSVGSLANSLEVLFMRENKISGTIPAEIGKLRNLRFLRMEHNLFEGNIPGSLGDLTKLGELSLSNNKLSGQIPMSIGKLHQLTELDLQENNLSGPIPRSIGDCKSLNTLNLSYNSLNGSIPKELFSLYSLTRGLDLSHNQLSGQILQEIGNLINVGYLNFSNNRLFGLIPNNLGSCVHLESLHMEGNFLDGRIPNSFINLKSISEIDLSRNNLSGEIPEFFQSFNSLKLLNLSFNNLEGQMPTGGIFQNSSEVFVQGNSMLCSNSPKLHLPLCSGSTSKHRRTSRDLKIVGLSVALALISLSCVILIVFKRRKRTKQSDHLSCKEWKKFSYSDLVKATNGFSSDNLVGSGAYGSVYKGVLESKPHTIAIKVFKLDQLGAPKSFLAECEAFRNTRHRNLVRVISACSTWDHNGNDFKALIVEYMANGNLEGLLYSKMGRTLSLGARISIAADIASALDYLHNRCTPPIVHCDLKPNNILLDDLMGGRLGDFGLSKFLHSYSSSSITSSTSLAGPRGSIGYIAPEYGFGSKISTEGDVYSYGIIILEMLTRKRPTDEMFSNGLSLHTYVGNAFPQQIGEVLDPDIVPNLEDEHMVKQLDCENDATEGALSCITQLVKLGLSCSVETPKDRPTMLDVYAEITRIKQAFLALHG from the exons ATGCTTCATCATCCTCCTGTGAGAAGAACCCTCGGTTCCTCACAGCTCCTGGCCATTGCTGCtgccctctcctctctcctgaGCTTCGCAACCTTCCCTGCCATTTCGGTCGCTCAAACAGCTCCAAACAATGGCTCCAGCACTGACCTCCAAGCCCTCCTCTGCCTCAAGCTCCATCTCTCCAGCACTGCCACTGCCGGCTCCCTAGCGTCATGGAGGACGAGGAACGATTCTTCTCTCGATTTCTGCAGCTGGCCAGGCGTTTCTTGCAGCAAGACGCAGCCATCCCGCGTCGCTGCGCTGGACCTCGAGTCGTCAGGCCTCGATGGCCGGCTACCACCCTGCGTCGCCAACCTCACTTCTCTCACAAGAATTCACCTTCCGAACAACCAGCTCGGCGGCCAGATTCCACCGGAGATCGGGCAGCTAACCATGCTGAGCTATCTCAACCTCAGCTCGAACAAGTTCAGCGGTATGATCCTGGAAACTCTGTCTTCTCCCAACCTCCGGGCGGTTGATCTTGGCAGAAACTCCCTGCAAGGTGACATCCCACCGAACCTGAGCAGATGCTCGGGCCTCGAGAAACTGAACCTAGAGTCTAACATGATCACTGGAGGCATCCCAGAAGGGCTGGGCATGCTTCGCAATCTCTCGGTTCTGCGTCTCGCTGACAACAGCCTGACAGGGAAGATCCCTCTCTCACTTGGAAGCACCAATTCCCTTGTCTACGTACAGATCACAAACAACAGCCTCACAGGGCCTGTTCCTTCTGCTCTTGCTGAATGCTCATTGCTTCAGGTGCTGGACCTGACAAAGAACAATCTCAGTGGAGAGATTCCTCCTGCACTGTTCAACAGCACGTCGCTTCTGAGATTGTCGTTAGGAAAGAACAACTTTGATGGGCCCATACCGGCCTTTTCAAATGTTGACCCTCCCCTACAATATCTTAGGTTGTCAGAGAACAATCTTGGAGGAACCATACCATCCTCTCTGGAGAATTATTCTTCCCTTCGCTGGCTATTGCTTCAAGGTAACTACTTTGTAGGCAGCATTCCGGTGAGTCTAGGCAGCATTCCAAATCTGCAAGTGCTGGACTTGTCCTACAATTTTGAGTTGGCAGGCACTGTTCCAGCTACTATATTCAACATTTCATCACTCACATATCTCAATTTAGCAGTCAACAATTTCACTGGGGACATTCCATCTGACGCCGGACACACCCTTCAAAGCATTCGATCTCTGAATTTTCAAGAAAACCAATTGCAAGGCCCAATCCCTCCTTCTCTAGCCAATGCCACTAATCTTCAGTACCTTAACCTAGGGGCTAACGCATTTAGTGGCACTGTGCCTTCCTTTGGGTCCCTTGCTAACTTAACCACACTGATTTTGGCCAGTAATCAGCTTGAAGCTGGAGATTggtcatttttttcctctttgaCAAATTGCACACAATTGAACATATTGTCTTTgtggaaaaacaaaatgcaaGGAAACCTGCCTAGTTCAGTTGGTAGTCTTGCAAACAGCCTAGAGGTTTTGTTCATGAGAGAAAATAAGATATCTGGAACCATACCTGCAGAGATAGGTAAACTCAGAAACCTCAGGTTTCTTAGAATGGAGCATAACCTTTTTGAAGGAAATATCCCTGGCTCACTTGGAGATCTTACAAAATTGGGTGAGTTGAGCTTATCCAACAACAAACTTTCTGGACAAATTCCAATGTCAATCGGTAAACTCCATCAGTTGACAGAGCTTGATTTGCAAGAGAACAATTTGAGTGGACCAATCCCGAGATCTATAGGTGACTGCAAAAGTTTAAACACTCTGAACCTCTCATATAACAGCTTGAATGGGAGCATACCAAAAGAgcttttttctctctactcCCTTACAAGAGGTTTGGATTTGTCTCACAACCAGCTTTCTGGACAGATCCTTCAGGAGATTGGTAACTTGATCAATGTTGGCTATCTAAATTTTTCGAACAATCGTCTGTTTGGATTAATTCCCAACAATCTAGGTTCCTGTGTCCACTTAGAGTCCCTTCACATGGAAGGTAACTTTCTTGATGGGAGAATTCCAAATTCTTTCATCAACTTGAAAAGTATTAGTGAGATTGACCTCTCCCGGAACAACTTGAGTGGTGAGATTCCTGAGTTTTTTCAGTCCTTCAATTCTTTGAAGCTCCTCAACTTGTCCTTCAACAATCTTGAGGGTCAAATGCCAACAGGAGGGATATTTCAGAATTCAAGCGAGGTATTTGTCCAAGGAAATAGTATGCTATGTTCCAATTCCCCAAAGCTACATCTGCCACTTTGCTCTGGATCTACATCCAAGCACCGACGCACTTCTCGCGATCTAAAGATAGTTGGTCTAAGTGTGGCTCTGGCTTTGATCTCCTTGTCATGTGTGATTCTTATTGTTTTCAAGAGGCGTAAGCGAACCAAGCAATCAGATCATCTATCATGCAAGGAGTGGAAGAAATTCTCATATTCTGATTTAGTGAAAGCAACAAATGGTTTCTCCTCAGACAACTTGGTTGGATCAGGCGCCTATGGATCTGTCTACAAAGGTGTGCTTGAGTCTAAACCACATACAATTGCTATCAAGGTTTTCAAGCTTGATCAGCTAGGAGCACCAAAGAGCTTCCTTGCTGAGTGTGAGGCCTTCAGAAACACTCGTCACCGTAACCTTGTAAGGGTGATTTCTGCATGCTCAACATGGGATCATAATGGCAATGATTTCAAGGCTCTTATAGTTGAGTACATGGCAAATGGTAACCTGGAAGGCTTGCTTTATTCCAAAATGGGAAGAACGTTGAGTTTGGGCGCCAGAATATCAATTGCAGCTGACATAGCTTCTGCATTGGATTATCTTCACAACCGTTGCACGCCGCCTATAGTCCATTGCGATTTGAAGCCCAACAACATTCTTCTAGATGATCTCATGGGTGGCCGTCTTGGTGACTTTGGGTTATCCAAGTTTCTTCACAGTTATAGTTCTTCGAGCATTACTAGTTCTACAAGCTTAGCAGGACCAAGAGGATCAATTGGATACATTGCACCAG AGTATGGATTTGGGAGTAAAATCTCAACAGAGGGTGATGTCTATAGCTATGGAATTATCATCCTAGAAATGCTCACTAGGAAACGTCCAACGGATGAGATGTTCAGCAATGGTCTGAGCCTTCACACATATGTGGGAAATGCATTTCCCCAACAGATCGGTGAGGTTCTTGATCCTGATATCGTTCCAAATCTTGAAGATGAACACATGGTCAAACAATTAGACTGCGAAAACGATGCGACAGAGGGAGCGCTGAGCTGCATTACGCAGCTTGTGAAGCTGGGCCTATCATGCTCCGTGGAGACACCAAAAGATCGACCAACAATGCTGGATGTTTACGCCGAGATCACGAGAATCAAGCAAGCATTTTTGGCACTACATGGTTGA